One genomic segment of Fusobacterium mortiferum ATCC 9817 includes these proteins:
- a CDS encoding alanine/glycine:cation symporter family protein, protein MDGIREIINFVNDLLWGKNVLVVMLIGAAVLLSLRTRFMQFRLFGDIVKILGKDDKNKEGISSLEAFFLGTACRVGAGNITGVVAAISVGGPGSIFWMWLVALLGAATSFVESCLAVMYREKVGRKEYRGGTPWIIEKRLNKRWLGVIYAIASIICYIGVIQVMSNSITESVNSAYGLSIKHIAIGLTVIVGAIIFGRGKKDTIIVALNKIVPVMAILYLMVVLFVIITNFTSIPGMLMNIVHQAFRPSEMIGGGVGIVIMQGVRRGLFSNEAGSGDSNYAAAVVDIDEPAKQGMVQALGVFVDTLVVCSATAFIILLADQNVLAGTSGMTMFQEAIKNHIGWVGIPFTIVVLFFFSLSTILAVTFYGKNAINFITEAKELRYLYHIIVVIMVYIGGIEQNFFVWSLADFGLGIMTVINIICILPIAGEAIAELKKYEKLLRNEK, encoded by the coding sequence ATGGATGGAATAAGAGAGATAATAAATTTTGTAAATGATTTATTATGGGGAAAAAATGTTTTAGTAGTTATGCTGATAGGAGCAGCTGTTCTTTTAAGTTTAAGAACGAGATTTATGCAATTTAGATTATTTGGAGATATAGTTAAAATATTAGGAAAAGATGATAAAAATAAAGAGGGAATAAGTTCTCTAGAGGCATTTTTTTTAGGAACTGCGTGTAGAGTAGGTGCTGGAAATATAACTGGAGTAGTAGCAGCTATATCTGTAGGAGGTCCTGGTTCTATATTTTGGATGTGGCTTGTGGCATTACTTGGAGCAGCAACATCTTTCGTAGAATCTTGTCTAGCTGTTATGTATAGAGAAAAGGTTGGAAGAAAAGAGTATAGAGGTGGAACTCCTTGGATAATAGAGAAAAGATTAAATAAAAGATGGCTTGGAGTAATATATGCAATAGCTTCGATTATATGTTATATAGGTGTTATCCAAGTAATGTCTAACTCTATAACTGAATCAGTAAATAGTGCTTATGGATTAAGTATAAAGCACATAGCAATAGGACTTACAGTAATTGTAGGAGCAATAATTTTTGGAAGAGGAAAGAAAGATACAATAATAGTAGCTTTAAATAAAATAGTTCCAGTGATGGCTATATTATATCTAATGGTTGTTTTATTTGTTATAATAACTAATTTTACATCTATTCCTGGAATGTTAATGAATATTGTACATCAAGCTTTTAGACCTAGTGAGATGATAGGTGGAGGAGTAGGAATAGTTATAATGCAAGGAGTTAGAAGAGGGCTTTTTTCAAATGAGGCTGGAAGTGGAGATTCTAACTATGCAGCAGCAGTGGTAGATATAGATGAGCCAGCTAAACAGGGAATGGTACAGGCTCTTGGAGTATTCGTAGATACTTTAGTAGTATGTAGTGCAACCGCATTTATAATATTGCTTGCTGATCAAAATGTATTAGCAGGTACAAGTGGAATGACTATGTTCCAAGAAGCTATAAAAAATCATATTGGTTGGGTTGGAATACCATTTACAATAGTAGTACTTTTCTTTTTCTCACTAAGTACAATACTTGCTGTAACTTTCTATGGAAAAAATGCTATTAACTTTATAACTGAAGCTAAAGAGTTAAGATATCTGTATCATATAATAGTAGTAATAATGGTATATATAGGAGGGATAGAGCAAAATTTCTTTGTTTGGTCATTAGCTGACTTTGGATTAGGAATAATGACAGTGATAAATATTATATGTATTTTACCAATAGCAGGAGAGGCTATTGCTGAATTAAAAAAATATGAAAAGTTATTAAGAAATGAAAAATAA
- a CDS encoding GlcG/HbpS family heme-binding protein, whose product MKKEPENKKGIKIQEVLTGEQVLAMLTSAFDEAKSKNFNVTITIVDKSGQKLGVIRSEDAGVHTLSASYKKAYTAASQKRTTLEIFTGIKEGKIPEDIRYLDENFSVMEGGIPIKINETIVGGIGVGGAHGNEDTKIAMKALETLRSLIEN is encoded by the coding sequence GTGAAAAAAGAACCCGAAAATAAAAAAGGAATAAAAATTCAAGAGGTTCTTACTGGAGAACAAGTTCTTGCTATGTTAACAAGTGCTTTTGATGAAGCTAAATCTAAAAATTTTAATGTGACCATAACTATTGTAGATAAATCTGGACAAAAATTAGGAGTAATTAGAAGTGAAGATGCAGGAGTTCATACTCTTTCTGCTAGTTATAAGAAGGCTTATACTGCAGCTTCACAAAAAAGAACAACTCTTGAAATTTTCACAGGAATAAAAGAAGGAAAAATACCTGAAGATATAAGATATTTAGATGAAAACTTTAGTGTTATGGAAGGTGGAATTCCTATTAAAATCAATGAAACTATTGTTGGTGGAATAGGAGTAGGAGGAGCACACGGTAATGAGGATACCAAAATTGCTATGAAGGCTTTAGAAACACTGAGAAGTTTAATAGAAAATTGA
- a CDS encoding M20 family metallo-hydrolase: MKDIEIVEKWFKTFYSIGADESGGVTRLGYTKNEDVMHGAIRNIARDLGLKYSSDEVGNTYIYEEDWKEYYLIGSHLDSVINGGRYDGVVGVVAGLLILKWIKDNKLNIPLKVVAFRCEESSAFGIATVGSGLITHKLDINKLKEVYNTEGKSLYETLKFKGYKPECSKIKGVKKYFEIHIEQGRRLEDNNLKIGIVDAIANATRYWLTIEGRQDHSGAAPMGMRKDALCAGAEIVLQLERLAGRESKYKSVGTVGFLQNYPNAFNVVPGKVRMGIDIRGVDWESIQRIDNEIVEYIEKLCKIRELKYNLDLVAKGRPVILDENLKSELESVTQKLGIDYMVMNSGAGHDAMKFYDIAPTGMVFIPCKEGISHNIAEEIEKDDIILASKIIFEYLKNRI, translated from the coding sequence ATGAAAGATATAGAGATAGTTGAAAAATGGTTTAAAACATTTTATTCAATAGGAGCAGATGAAAGTGGTGGAGTAACAAGATTAGGTTATACAAAAAATGAAGATGTAATGCATGGAGCTATAAGAAATATAGCTAGAGATTTAGGATTAAAATATTCTAGTGATGAAGTAGGAAATACATATATCTATGAGGAAGATTGGAAAGAGTACTACCTAATAGGTTCTCACTTAGACTCAGTAATTAACGGTGGAAGATATGATGGAGTAGTAGGAGTTGTAGCAGGATTACTTATTTTAAAATGGATAAAAGATAACAAATTAAACATTCCTCTAAAAGTTGTAGCATTTAGATGTGAAGAATCAAGTGCTTTTGGAATAGCAACTGTAGGTAGTGGTCTTATCACTCATAAGCTGGATATCAATAAATTAAAAGAAGTATATAATACAGAGGGAAAATCTTTGTACGAAACATTAAAATTTAAAGGGTATAAACCAGAATGCAGTAAGATAAAAGGAGTAAAGAAATATTTTGAAATTCACATTGAGCAAGGAAGAAGATTAGAGGATAATAATCTAAAAATAGGAATAGTAGATGCTATTGCTAATGCAACAAGATACTGGCTTACAATAGAGGGACGTCAAGATCACTCTGGAGCAGCTCCAATGGGAATGAGAAAGGATGCTTTATGTGCTGGTGCAGAGATTGTACTTCAGTTAGAAAGACTTGCAGGAAGAGAGTCTAAATATAAGAGTGTTGGAACTGTTGGATTTTTACAAAACTATCCAAATGCTTTTAATGTTGTTCCTGGTAAAGTTAGAATGGGAATAGATATAAGAGGAGTTGATTGGGAGAGTATTCAAAGAATAGACAACGAAATTGTTGAATATATAGAAAAACTATGTAAAATAAGAGAGTTAAAATATAATTTAGATTTGGTTGCAAAAGGAAGACCTGTAATCTTAGATGAAAATTTAAAATCAGAACTTGAAAGTGTAACGCAAAAATTAGGAATTGACTATATGGTAATGAATAGTGGAGCAGGGCATGATGCTATGAAATTTTATGATATAGCTCCAACAGGAATGGTATTTATTCCTTGTAAAGAAGGAATTAGTCATAATATAGCTGAAGAAATTGAGAAAGATGATATTATTTTAGCGAGTAAAATAATATTTGAATATTTAAAAAATAGAATATAA
- a CDS encoding FAD-dependent oxidoreductase: MNKLYDMIVIGGGPAGLTAGLYGGRAKLDTLIIEKSVPGGQITVTNEVVNYPGILETTGAKYGETLRQQALNFGVEFLSDEVIDMDFSKDIKIIKTKSGEYQALSVVIATGASPRKLGFPGEKEYEGRGVAYCATCDGEFFTDMDVFVIGAGFAAAEEAIFLTRFARKVTVIAREPEFTCAKSIADKVLAHPKIEVKFNTEILEATGDIQLRQAKFINNVTKEITEFKAAEGESFGIFIFVGYAPQSKLFQNHIEIDKFGFIPTNEDMMTNIPGIFAAGDIRPKKLRQVVTAVSDGAEAAFNIEKYVAELREKLNLVKEENHIEKTSKVEEKESEFLDSHLKEQLSEIVKKFDNPIELVVIKNGDEKSLEMEGIVKEIASVSDKLKFSSYNLGDNPQLEEKIKLNRAPVIALLDKEGNYSGIKYATIPGGHELNSFILAMYNVAGPGQKIGEDTLSKIFNIKNPIDIKIGISLSCTKCPDTVQAAQRIAVENSNIQIEVIDVFSFKEFKDKYDIMSVPAMVINDEKVYFGSKSIEEILNLL; the protein is encoded by the coding sequence ATGAATAAATTATATGATATGATAGTAATAGGTGGTGGACCTGCTGGTTTAACAGCAGGTCTATATGGTGGTAGAGCCAAACTAGATACACTTATTATTGAAAAAAGTGTCCCTGGTGGCCAGATTACTGTAACTAATGAAGTAGTTAACTATCCAGGTATACTAGAAACAACAGGAGCTAAATATGGAGAAACACTTAGACAGCAGGCATTAAATTTTGGTGTAGAGTTTCTTTCAGATGAAGTTATTGATATGGACTTTTCTAAAGATATAAAAATTATAAAAACTAAATCTGGAGAGTATCAAGCTCTATCAGTAGTTATTGCTACTGGAGCTTCTCCTAGAAAATTAGGATTCCCTGGAGAAAAGGAGTATGAGGGAAGAGGTGTAGCTTATTGTGCAACTTGTGATGGAGAGTTCTTTACAGATATGGATGTATTTGTAATTGGAGCTGGATTTGCAGCTGCAGAGGAAGCAATATTTTTAACAAGATTTGCTAGAAAAGTTACTGTAATAGCTAGAGAACCTGAATTTACTTGTGCAAAATCTATTGCTGATAAAGTTTTAGCTCATCCAAAAATAGAAGTTAAATTTAATACTGAAATTCTAGAAGCAACTGGAGATATACAGTTAAGACAAGCTAAATTTATAAATAATGTTACTAAAGAGATAACAGAGTTTAAAGCAGCTGAAGGAGAGAGCTTTGGTATATTTATCTTTGTTGGATATGCTCCTCAAAGTAAACTATTCCAAAATCACATAGAGATTGATAAGTTTGGATTTATCCCAACAAACGAAGATATGATGACTAATATTCCAGGTATATTTGCTGCTGGAGATATTAGGCCTAAGAAATTAAGACAGGTAGTTACTGCTGTGTCTGACGGAGCTGAAGCTGCTTTTAATATTGAGAAATATGTAGCTGAATTGAGAGAAAAGTTAAATCTTGTAAAAGAAGAAAATCATATTGAAAAAACTTCTAAAGTTGAAGAAAAAGAATCAGAATTTTTAGATTCTCATCTTAAAGAGCAATTATCTGAAATTGTAAAAAAATTCGATAATCCTATTGAACTAGTAGTTATAAAAAATGGCGATGAAAAATCTTTAGAGATGGAGGGGATTGTTAAAGAGATTGCCTCTGTTTCTGATAAGCTTAAGTTCTCATCTTACAATCTAGGGGATAATCCTCAATTAGAAGAAAAAATCAAACTTAATAGAGCCCCAGTTATAGCTCTTTTAGATAAAGAGGGTAATTATTCTGGAATTAAGTATGCTACTATCCCTGGTGGGCATGAACTAAATTCTTTTATCTTGGCTATGTACAATGTAGCTGGACCTGGACAAAAAATAGGTGAGGATACTTTAAGTAAAATCTTCAATATCAAAAATCCAATTGATATTAAAATTGGTATCTCTCTGAGCTGTACTAAGTGCCCAGACACTGTTCAAGCAGCTCAAAGAATAGCTGTAGAAAATAGTAATATTCAAATTGAAGTTATTGATGTTTTCTCTTTTAAAGAGTTCAAAGATAAATATGATATTATGAGTGTTCCTGCTATGGTTATCAATGATGAAAAAGTTTATTTTGGAAGTAAATCTATTGAAGAAATTTTAAATCTTTTATAA
- the ahpC gene encoding alkyl hydroperoxide reductase subunit C: MSLIGKKINEFKATAYQNGEFINVTSDSLRGKWSVVVFYPADFTFVCPTELEDLAEHYEKFKAEGCEVYSVSTDTHFVHKAWHDTSERIKKIQFPMVADPTGKISREFEVLVEEEGLALRGSFVINPEGVIVAYEVHDMGIGREASELLRKLQAAKFVAEHGEVCPAKWQPGKETLKPSIDLVGKL; encoded by the coding sequence ATGTCATTAATAGGTAAAAAAATAAATGAATTTAAAGCAACAGCTTATCAAAATGGAGAGTTTATAAATGTTACAAGTGATAGTCTAAGAGGAAAATGGTCTGTAGTAGTATTTTATCCTGCTGATTTTACTTTTGTATGTCCTACTGAATTAGAGGATTTAGCTGAACATTATGAAAAATTTAAAGCTGAAGGATGCGAGGTTTACTCAGTTTCAACTGATACTCACTTTGTACATAAAGCTTGGCATGATACATCAGAGAGAATTAAAAAAATTCAATTCCCTATGGTAGCAGACCCTACTGGAAAAATCTCTAGAGAGTTTGAAGTTTTAGTTGAAGAGGAAGGATTAGCCTTAAGAGGAAGCTTTGTAATCAATCCAGAAGGAGTAATAGTAGCTTACGAAGTACATGATATGGGAATAGGAAGAGAAGCTAGTGAACTTCTTAGAAAATTACAAGCAGCTAAATTCGTAGCTGAACATGGAGAGGTTTGTCCAGCTAAATGGCAACCTGGAAAAGAAACTTTAAAACCTTCTATTGATTTAGTAGGTAAACTATAA
- a CDS encoding sugar O-acetyltransferase, whose amino-acid sequence MTEKEKARLGLLYDANYDEELLAERRRCKELCFQFNQLSPLKELEQKEIIGKLFGKTKENFCVTAPFYCDYGYNIEIGENFYSNHNLVILDGAKVEIGDNVFIAPNCCITTAGHPINIDERNRGLEYAYPIKIGNNVWIGAGANILPGVTIGDNVTIGAGSVVNKSIPANSIAVGNPCKVIKTILDKTKGVNSN is encoded by the coding sequence ATGACAGAAAAAGAAAAAGCGAGATTAGGACTTTTATATGATGCTAACTATGATGAAGAACTTTTAGCTGAAAGAAGAAGATGTAAAGAGTTATGTTTCCAATTTAATCAACTTTCGCCTTTAAAAGAATTAGAACAAAAAGAGATTATAGGAAAACTTTTTGGAAAAACAAAAGAAAATTTTTGTGTAACAGCACCTTTTTATTGTGATTATGGATATAATATAGAGATAGGAGAAAATTTTTATTCAAACCATAATCTAGTAATTCTAGATGGAGCAAAAGTAGAGATAGGTGATAATGTTTTTATAGCACCAAATTGTTGTATAACAACAGCAGGTCATCCTATAAATATAGATGAAAGAAATAGAGGGTTAGAGTATGCTTATCCTATAAAAATAGGTAATAATGTATGGATAGGAGCTGGAGCTAATATTCTTCCAGGAGTTACTATTGGAGATAATGTAACAATTGGAGCTGGAAGTGTAGTAAATAAAAGTATTCCAGCTAATTCAATAGCAGTAGGAAACCCTTGTAAAGTAATAAAAACTATTTTAGATAAAACTAAAGGTGTTAATTCCAATTAA